The Stieleria maiorica genome includes the window AATGCCACGGTCCCGGCAGCGAGCATGTCCAACAGGCCAGACGATCCGAAACGCCACCGCCGTTTTCGATCGGCCGCGATCGGTGGGACTTGGAAGCCGAGTTGCAGCTGTGTGGTGATTGTCACCGCTTGCCCCGCAATATCGATCCGGTGGCGCTGCGTGAGTATTCTGCTGAGCTGCTTCGGTTCCAGCCGGTCGGCATGCTGCGAAGTGAGTGTTATTTGGAATCGGACGGCAACTTCATGTGTTCGACTTGTCACAATCCACATCAGGATTCCAAGGCGAAGTCGACGGCAGCGTACGAGCAAGATTGTCTCGGCTGCCACCAACCCGATTCGGACGCGCACGTCGCCTGCAGTGTTTCCCCGACCAGCGGCTGCGTCGAATGTCATATGCCGGCGACAAAGTTCGAACAGGGGATGGTGTTTCACGATCACTGGATCCGCATCCGAGACGCCGAATGAGTGTGATTGGTTTCAGCGGCGGATGTGATTGCGGACGGGGTCTGCCACTGCGGTGGGCGGATCGTGCCGGCGTGATCGGCGGCATGGTGCTCGCATTGGCGGTTTTGACGCTCGGCTGTGATCGCTCCGGTGACGACACAGTCGAGAGTCGCTCCGATCCGGTCCCCGTCGTCAAGGAGGCTGCGCCAGAACCGTCGATTTCTCAGCCGGAGCCACTGCCACAGTCGGAGCCGACGCCGCAGCCGCAGACGGTCGATCAGGAAGCTTCGATGGTTCAGGCGGTGGACGTGCATGATAATGATGCATCGACGATCGCTGATCCTGCCAAGCGTGCCGCCGAAGCGTTGCGAAGCGGCGATGTCGATGCGGCTTATCGGTATGCCCGCGAAGCGATGTTTCGATCCCCCCAAGACCCGCAGGTGGTGTTTTTGATGGCCCGCGTACTGGGGCGGCGGCAGCGTTTTCCTGAAGCGGTGCGGATGCTGGACCGCTTGGCCGAGGCGCATCCCGAGACTCGATTGCCCGGTTTGGGGCAATCGTCCGAGTGGCTGGTTTTGCATGGCGACTACGCCGGTGCGGAGACGCGACTGCGAACGATCCTGGACGAAGTGCCGACCATTGCGATGCCGCATCGTGCGCTCGCGCGGCTGTTGCTGGGATTGGGCCGCCGCGCCGAAGCGGAGGAGCATCTGCGTCGACTCTGTCGCATGGGTGATGTCAACGATTTGGAGCTGGTCTCATTGCTTCGCATTTCATCCCCGTTGCCCGGCGGCAATGCGATCGAGCCACTTTCCGATTCGGCAGCCGTCTTGTCTTTGGTCGGGGAGAACCGATTTGAAGAGGCGAGGCAGCGGTTGCTGGAGATCGAGCAGCCAGACGAATTGCAGCACGCGCTGCTGGGGCGTTTGGCGGTGCTGCTGGGTGACACCGACGCACTGTCCCGCTGGAGTCAGACCGAACAAACGCAACATGGAAGCGTTCATGTCCAGTTCGTCTTGGCGGCACAGCACGTCCAGTTGGGTGACGACGAATCAGCGACGCGACACCTTTGCCGCGTTGTGATGCAAGATCCGACCGACGACCATGCCTATCGCATGCTCAGCGGTACGCTGGAAAGACTGGGGCTGGATGAAGCTTCACGCACCGCCACGCAGCGTTGGAAGTGGATTCATCGGACGCATGTGATCGCGGCGGAATTGAATCGGGCACCGAACGACAGGTTCGATCTGATCGGCGAGTTGGTTCAAATCTTGGATCAATTGCAACGACACGATGAATCGCTCGCCTGGCAGAGCATGCAGGTGATCCACGGGCAAGCGGTACTGACGAAGCAACAGGCGATCGAGCGAATGGGGCAGATTAACCGGCGTCGAATGGAGTTGAGCGCGGCGGGGACGCTGGGACCTGACGATGAATTCATTCGCTGTGGAGTGGATCTGGAGTCGCTCGCGGCATCCGAGTGATCGACCCGGACTGGACTGTCATTGTCATCGATTGCACGCGCGGGCATGCCGAGAACCGGCGGACACGCCTTTTTTTGGAAGAAGATCCGAACGACGCAATCCGCCGGCCCCACAGGATCGTCTCTCTATTAGGGGCGTAGTCCTCGTTCCCGGGCTCCGCCTGGGAACGGAAAAGTGAGGTGTGTGGTGATCTATCGATTTTTGGCTGACATCACGGTGGCGGTCCACTTTGGTTACGTCACGTTCGTGGTCCTGGGAGCGGTCGCGACGCTGATCGGCGCGATGCGGGGCTGGCATTGGGTCCGCAACCGCTGGTTTCGAGGGATCCATCTGGCGATGATTTTGGTGGTGGTGCTGGAGGCATGGGTGGGAGTGACGTGCCCGTTGACGACACTGGAACAGGACTTTCGTTCGGCCGCCGGTGAGCAGACGTACCAGGGTGACTTCATCGCCAACTGGATGCACGAGGCGATGTTCTTTGAACTGGATCCCTGGGTCTTCACGGTCGGCTACACGTTGTTCGGCGCCTTGGTCGTCGCCAATCTGGTGTTCGTGCCGCCGCGCTGGCGCAAGGGCAAGTGACGGACTGGCCCGCTATTCCGCTGGTTCGGCATCCAGTTCGCGTTTGGCGATCAGGAATTGAGCTGCGTCGTAGGCGGCATGGGCAACGATCGGGACCAGCAGGCTGTCGGTGGCGATCATCAGTGCGGCGAAGTAGACGCCCATCAGCGAGGCGACGAACACGTAAAGTTTGGTGATCGGATGCAGCAATCCGAAGCCGATCGAGGACACCAAAACGGCCGCGGCCAGCAGGCCGGGGACGGCCACGCTGAAGCTGTCTCCGACTTGGAACGGATTGGAGAACGGACCGTCG containing:
- a CDS encoding tetratricopeptide repeat protein — its product is MSVIGFSGGCDCGRGLPLRWADRAGVIGGMVLALAVLTLGCDRSGDDTVESRSDPVPVVKEAAPEPSISQPEPLPQSEPTPQPQTVDQEASMVQAVDVHDNDASTIADPAKRAAEALRSGDVDAAYRYAREAMFRSPQDPQVVFLMARVLGRRQRFPEAVRMLDRLAEAHPETRLPGLGQSSEWLVLHGDYAGAETRLRTILDEVPTIAMPHRALARLLLGLGRRAEAEEHLRRLCRMGDVNDLELVSLLRISSPLPGGNAIEPLSDSAAVLSLVGENRFEEARQRLLEIEQPDELQHALLGRLAVLLGDTDALSRWSQTEQTQHGSVHVQFVLAAQHVQLGDDESATRHLCRVVMQDPTDDHAYRMLSGTLERLGLDEASRTATQRWKWIHRTHVIAAELNRAPNDRFDLIGELVQILDQLQRHDESLAWQSMQVIHGQAVLTKQQAIERMGQINRRRMELSAAGTLGPDDEFIRCGVDLESLAASE
- a CDS encoding DUF2784 domain-containing protein is translated as MIYRFLADITVAVHFGYVTFVVLGAVATLIGAMRGWHWVRNRWFRGIHLAMILVVVLEAWVGVTCPLTTLEQDFRSAAGEQTYQGDFIANWMHEAMFFELDPWVFTVGYTLFGALVVANLVFVPPRWRKGK